CGGCACAGGCGCTTGGATCGCTCAGATGTTCTGGGACTATTACGACTATACGCGGGACGAGTCTGTGCTGGCGGATAAGGCGTATCCGGTGATGTACGGCCAGGCTAACTTTGTGTCCCGGTTCGTAAAAGACGTCGATGGCGTCCTGTTGGCCGACCCTTCCTCGTCCCCTGAGCAGAAGCTTCGGGACACGGTGGGTACCACGTTCGACCAGCAGATGTTCTACGAAAATCATCACAACACTTTGACGGCCGCCGAGATCCTCGGTCGGTCTGATCGTCGATTGGCTACCTTCAAAACCCAGCTTCCTCTTCTGGACCCGATTCAGATCGGTAAGTCGGGACAGATCAAAGAGTTTCGCCAGGAGCAGTACTACGACGATATTGGTGACCCCGCCCACCGGCATGCCTCGATGCTGCTGGGACTGTACCCAGGCCAATTGATCAACGATACGACGCCGGCTTGGCTCGATGCTGCGAAGGTAAGTCTGACCAAACGCACCAACAAAACGAAAATCGGATGGGCGCGAGCGGAGCGGATCGCCATGTGGGCCAGGGTTCACGACGGCGCGGAAGCGTACTCCTACTACAAAGCGTTGTTGGGCGGAAACTACATGCATAACCTCTTCAATGACCACCGGGGCGGACAGCTGTTCCAGGCGGACGCGAACTACGGCGCCACAGCCGGGGTCGTGGAGATGTTGCTACAGAGTCAGGACCACGTTGTCGCCCCGTTGACCGCGATACCCGCGGCATGGTCAGAGGGCAGCTATCGCGGACTGCTGGCGCGAGGAAACTTCGAGGTCTCGGCGCAGTGGGCTGGTGGGCACGCCAGCCGGTTGGAGGTGTTGTCCAAGTCGGGCGGTGCGTTGGACTTAAGGTACCCCAACATTGCCCAAGCCGTGATAAAGACCTCGGACGGTCAGAAAGTAGACTTCGTTGCTAAAGGGAGTGACCAGGTCCGCATCGAGTCGAGCCAAGGCAAAACCTATGTGGTTACCGACATCCCAGTCGGCATTCCTGTGGCGGCGCCCTCCAACCTGAAGTTCAACAAAGGTGGTGGGAGCGATCCGATCGAACTCTCCTGGACCGGCAGTCCGGACGCTGCGTCGTACAACCTGTACCGCGCGGTAGGAAACGCACCAGACTATGAGCTAGTCGCCTCCGATATCACGGATACCGACTTCGTCTACCAAGCCCCTGATCTGAAACAGATCGACCAGATGACGCTCAAGGTCACCGCAGTGCGGTCCGATGAACGCGAAAGCGACGAGGGAGCCACGGTGATTTGGCTGTTGCCCTAGCAGGTGTTGCCCTAGCAGGTGGCGAACGGGAAAAAGGGTGGCCTGCGGGCCTCCCGACCGTTTTCAGCGGCCTCATCAGGCAGAACGAGGTGCATCTCGCTGCGGCGCCTCGTCAGGATGTGATGATTTTTTGCGGTCTGAAAAGCCGTTTTCGAGGTTAACCCAAACGGCTAATTTGCAGAGTGAGACGGAAAAACGGTGCCCCATCCTATGAATCATCCTGGTTTAAGCGAGTCGCCGGAGGTCACAGGCATTTTCTCGGGCACCGAATACGCAATTCCCCCCTACGAGCCAGCATCCCCAGGACCATAACGATGGCACAACTTGTTTTTCGAATTTTACTTCTGAGTTTGGCGATCGTTACGCTTGATGCGTCGCGTTTGTTTGCACGTGACTTTGTGTTGGTCATTGGCGGCGGATACTCGCCCTCCGGCAACCAGGCGTCGCTGGAGAAAAACGTGCTACTCTTTCGACGTTCGATCGAAGCACATGGGCTGAAACCCTTTCGTAGCGATACGTTTTTTTCCGATGGGGACGACCCACTGCACGATCTACAAGTGATTGATGCGGATTCGATTCCAAAACCGAATCGATTGATGGCAGAATTCTTCGGCTCTCAGGAAGACCTCGGATTGAGCTACCGAAATCACCAGATTAGCGATGTTCGTGGTCCCTCGAAGCCCGACTCGATTCGCAACTGGTTCCAGGAGATCAAAGGTCAAATTCAAGCCGGTGACCGACTGTTGGTCTATGTGACGGCCCACGGTCAGAGAAGTCGCCAGCGTGATCGCCCTTACAACACCTCGATCGCGATGTGGGACAACTCGTCGATCGAGATGGATGAGTTTGCCACGCTATTGGACGGACTGCCCGATGAGATCCATGTCGTGTTGGTAATGGTCCAGTGCTACACCGGTGGCTTCTCACATCTGATGTTTCGCGGTGGTGATCCGAAGCAGGGATTGTCGCCACAGCGGCGAGTTGGCTTTTACGCCACCGTTCACGATCGCCCAGCCGCAGGATGTACACCCGACGCTGATGAAACCAACTATGCCGAATACAGCACGTACTTTTGGGCGGCGTTGTCGGGTGTCGATCGAGCAGGAAATCCGATCGAGCGTCCCGACTACGACGGCGACGATAGGGTTTCATTCGAAGAGGCGCACGCCTATACGATTTTGAATGCTGACACGATTGACTTGCCCGTGAAGACGTCGGGAGAATACCTCTCGATCGTCAGTCGATACGCTACGGACGATGAGGATGATAAGCATCTGTTGAAAGACGATGAGCCGTACAGCGTCGTGCTTGAATATGCCTCGCCGGTGCAGCGGCAAGTTTTAGAAGGATTGTCGGAACAGTTGGGACTCCGCGGTGATGATCGCTCGGTCGATGCGATGCAGGCAACCCGTCCACAGCGGCGCCGTGGACGTGGGCGGCCAACAAATGAATCGGGCTCCCTACGCGAGCGGATTGCCAGAGACTTGATCACCCGTTGGCCCGAGCTTGCAAATTTGATGAATCCAAAGTCGATCGAATTGGTTACCACGCAGCAAGACTTATTTGTCAACGCCGTCGAACAACACCCCGAATACACTCGCTATGCGGATCTTCAGTCGCGTGAAAGCTCATCGATCAACGCTACGAATCTGCGCGTCAAATACGAGCGATTCCTACGAGTTGTCGGCAATGTGATCATGGCTGAAAATTTGCGTCGACTCGACAAACCTAAGGAATTGGCGGAGTACTTGGCGATCGTGGTAGCCGAACGCAAAGGGTTGGAGTAGCGTTCTCTCCATCACCATTGGGGAACGGCGGGCGTTAGGTCACGTCGATCAAGACGAAACCTACTCCGGCATGATCGTCTTTGCGATTTCGGAGTCATGTAAATACACGATGGGGTCGAGGCTTCTCTCAAATTAGAATGCCTGGGATAACGAACAATATTTAGGCATTTAGACCGGGATACGGAGAAAATGAAGAAAATTAGCAGTTCAATCCTGTTGCTGATTTGCACGCTGATCACGCTACAAACTCGTGCCGATGAGATGGACCAACTGTGGGGCGAGTCGGTGGTCAAGCTGAGGGCTGAGGATGCCGAGCGTGGCCAGCTTTTCGCGGATGGAAACTACGCAATGTTCATTCATTGGGGGGTCTATTCCCAAATTGCCAATCAGGTCGATGGAAAGACCTACTACGGGATCGGTGAATGGATTATGAACAATCGAATGGCGGGCATTCCAATTCCCCGCTATCGAGAATTGGCGAAGACCTTCAACCCGGTTAACTTCGATGCAATGGAGGTCGCTCAGTTGGCCAAAGATGCTGGGATGAAATACATCATCGTCACGGCCAAACACCATGATGGTTTTGCGATGTACCACTCCAAAGTCAATTCGTTCAATATTGGCGAAGTATCACCGATCCAAATCGATCCGATGAAAGAACTCGCTGAGGCGTGCCGGCAGGTTGGATTGGGCTTTGGATTTTATTATTCACACAACCAAGATTGGACCTTTCCGGGTGGCGGCAATGGGCCGAAAACCGATGCGGAGGGGAATCTCGCAACCTTTGATGATTACTTTCAGAAGAAATGTTTGCCACAAGTAAAAGAGATCACCAGCGAGTATGGTCCCATCGTGCTGGTTTGGTTTGACACGCCAGGAAACATGCCGAAAGAATATGTGCAACAATTAGTGGACGTCGTACGCAAAAATCAGCCGAATGCGTTCGTGTCGGGTCGAGCCGGACATAGCCTTGGTGACTATCAAACCCTTGGCGATATGCAAGTCCCCTTGCGCAATGTCGAGGGCCTATGGGAATCGGTCGATACCACGAACGACTCATGGGGCTATGCTTGGTATGATCAAAATTGGAAAACCCCGAAAGCGATCTTGGGGCGTTTGATCGCCTGTGTCGCACGCGGTGGTACTTACATGTTAAACGTCGGCCCGAGCGGTGATGGCTCCATCCCTGAGCGTGCGGCAAACTCGCTGCGAACGTCCGGTGAGTGGATTCGTCGATATCCTCAAGTTGTCTACGGCACCGACGCATCCCCATGGCAACATGCGCTGCCATGGGGTGACGTGACCGTTAAAGACAATACGCTGTTTTTGTCGGTGATGCACTGGCCGGAATCAGGCTTCCTGTATCTGCCGGGCTTGGAAACGGAGATCGTTACTGCAAAATTGCTGTCCGGCGATCAAGCAGAGGAGATTCAAGCGGAGCGTCTTGGCAGTTGGACAAGACTGTCGGTGCCGGTTGCGGCACCCGAAGAACTTGTTTCGGTTATCGAAATCGAACTGGCAGGTAGTCCGAAAGCCGATGCGACGTGGGGAATCGATCCGCAACTCTCGACCGAAATCGAAGCGGAGTTTGCCACGGTGGTCGGAGCGGTGCAAAAAGAAAAACGCTGGATGGAAAAGTTCGGCGAATGGAAGCACGTCGTACAAGTTACCGACTGGGCATCGGAAAACAGCAAGGCGACTTGGGAAGTGGATGTCATCGCCCCGGGTGACTACCTGGTTGAACTGACTTACGCAGGCCAGGATCGATTGGTGTGGAGTGTCTCCATCGAGGATGGGCAATCGATTCAAAACCAGCAGAATGCGTCTCACAACTACCAAAGTTTTCCGATCGGTTGGCTTCGCTTTCCTCACGCCGGACGCTACCGTGTGAGTGCATCCTGTGTCGAAGGCAATACGCGATCGGCGAGCTTGAAATCGATTCACTTCAAGCCAGTGTCTGCTGCCTTCGATTAGCCCACGACAGTGTTGCTTCGTGTTGCTTCGTGTTGCTTCGCAAGCGCTATGAGCAGCCTGAGTGTGATTCGAGTCAATCAATCGTTGTTTGTTTCCCTCGTTTCGGTTCAAACCTTTGACAGAATCGGTTTTGGTAGTAATAAGGGAAGAATGGAATCTAAAATTCGAAGGTGGAACAGCGATACGATACAACGAAGAGTGGCATCCGGTCGCTACAAAATAAGTTGCAATTCACCATTGGGTGGATTGGGTGAATGACAATGGGACTGATCCAGGAGTAGAAAAATGAAATATGCCATCGTTCTGGTATTCGTACTGTCGTTGTTGCCGACGGCCTTTGCCGGGGAACCCGGCCTACCTTTCGGCTGGTTGATGACTCGGCAGATTTCCATGAGCCTTTTGGTCTCTTCTGCAGATACCAATGAAGCAACGGAACCGTCCGTCAATGGTCCTGGTGTGATCGATCTCCTGGAAAGTGGCACATTGGACGCGTGGAAGGTGCCGTCGGACCGTTGGCACCTGGAAGAGAAAAGTATTATTGTCGGCTCCACCGGGACCGAGAAACTTGATCTACCGGAGTGGCTGTACACGAAGCAGTCGTTTGGTGACTTCGAGTTTACCTGTGAATTGAAGTTGACCGGCGACAATCGCCGCAACACTGGTATCTACTTCCGCGCAAATCCTTTTACTTTTAAAGGCTACAAGACCTTCGAGGCACCTTCCGGATACGAATTTGATGCCGGAAACGCCGCGCCCAACAAAAAAAACATGTGGGGATCGGTCGGTGATTGGTACGCACGCCCATCGCTTCGGATTTTCGCAGACCAGACGGTCATCGTCGAGGCATTCAAGCCCGAAGACTGGAATCGTGTAACGATCCGTGCACGTGAAAATCGACTGGAATACTGGATCAACGGCACCAAGATAATGGACTACCGAGATAACGATCCCAAAGGCTCTCGCGATGGGTTGATCGGTTTTCAAATTCATGACCGATCGGTGATGAAGGTAGCCTTCCGAAACATACGCGTGCTTCCACTTTCACAGCCGAAGAAACAAGGCCCCAAAGAATAGATCCCATCTCCGGGCTAGCAGGCTGTCGATTTAATCGTTTAACGCTTAGCCGAAGGCGCCAGCTTTTCCATCAGCGGTCGCCTATGGCTTGGCGTTAAACAATCAGTCGAGTCGAACCGATTAAATCAACAGCCTGCGAGCGGCCAGTCTTCAGCACGGAAGATTGTTCGCTACCCATCGAACGAACGCGGCGTGATCCTTCCGAATGCGCTAAGAACGAGCAGAATGCTGTCTCGCTTATTTCTTCGTACTGGAGGGTAACAGTCCGCTGCGAAATGCCTTGGCGATCGCGGCGGGAGCGTTGGAGACGTGTAGCTTTTCGAAAACATGAACGACGTGTGTGCTGACGGTACTGGTGCTTAACTGAAGTGCCTTGGCGATCTCTTTCTTCGTCATACCGTCAGCGATAAGCGAGAGCACTTCCAGTTCGCGAGGCGTCAACTCATTTTCGATGGTTTCTTTAGGAAGAACCTCGCAAAGCGTATTCAATACATACCTTGCTACACGGGAATCCAGCGTCGCTTCCCCCTTCACCACGCCGCGGATGCTTGATTTGATTTGAGCAGCGGTGGCGGACTTAACCAAATAGCTGGAAGCTCCTTGGGTGATTGCTTGAATCACATCTGCCTCCTGTTCCGATTGGGTCAGTACAAGGATCTTCGCGTCGGGGAAAGTCGATGCCAATACAGGAATTCCCTCTAAGCCGCTAATACCGGGCAGATTCAAGTCCAGTAGTATCACATCAGGCATGTTTCGCTCATCGCGATTGAGCAGGCTCCGCTGGGCGACTTCCACAGCACCATAGGTGCCAATCATTTCAAAGTCGGGTTCACGGCTGATCGCGATTTCAACGACTTCACGATAGGCTGGATGATCCTCGATGAGCATCACGCGAATCGGTTGGTCAGACATTTGATCATTCTCTATCATCGAAATTCCCAGTGACCTATTGAAGGATAAATGCTGCCCCACTTCCCAAACTCACGATCGACCCCTTGAAGAGACTTTTCTTGTGTGACTACAGAGATCAGGGGGCCGGTCATGATGTCATTGCGCTTTGAAAAAAAGAGCTGCGCACAATACGAATACATCATACCAAACTTTGATGCTAGAGCCTGCCGTTGATTTCAAATCAGGAGAGGAATAGGCGACCTCGAATCTGCTGCGCGCTTCCTCGCATCTACTTTGTCACAATGAATATTCTGGTCTTGAACAGCCCGGTTAATTCATCGAAAAAGTACGATGGCCTTTCTAGGCCGTCGAAATCAGCGACAGCCTGGAAAGGCTGTCGTACAGTGTGTTTTCAGCAGGTTTGTCCGAGCTGATGGTTACTAAACAAGTTAGGACGAATGTTTTTACTCCGGTGAATAATCCGGGCTAGCTGAAATTGGCGGCGTGGAGTTGCCGGAGGTCAAGCTCGATGGGAAGACTTTTTGGTCGCGATGCAAGGGCGAACCAGGCGAACCACGGGATTGGATTTTTCAATATGATTGGCCGAAATCATGGAGCTGGATTCCTGATGAATTGGGCGAGGAAGAACTCGTCTGGGTGCACGATCACAAATACAAGCTTTACAAGAATGGGCTGTTTTACGACATCGGTCATGACTGGGAAGAGCAATGTCCAATCCGGTTAGAGAAGCTGACGGTGGAGCAGAAAGAGATTTACCCGAAGTTTGAAAGGGCGATCTCGTTGATACCGGTGATCAACTCAACCTAGCAGGCGACATTGGAAAAAGGTGCTAAGTAGAGGCCCGTTTTAAGTTGGTAGCGAGATGGTATCGGTGTTATATTGTTGTCATGAAAGCGAGCGGTATTTCATTCTTGCCCGTGCTAAAAGGAGAGACGCAAGCCGAGCGTGCTTTGCTGTGCTGGGATCGGATCGGATCGGATCGGATCGGATCGGATCGGATCGAAAGCGGTTCGCGAAGAGGATTGGAAAGGGGTGAAGCCGAAATCCAGCAGAGACATACCGTGGGAACTCTACAACGTTGTCGATGACCCGACCGAATTGAATGATTTGGTAGGAAAGTATCCAGAGAAGGTAGGTGAAATGTCAATCTTGTGGGAGGAATGGAAGACGCTGGGAAACGAACGCCAGTGGACTGGTATCATCTGCCACTATCCGAGGATTGTTTGGGGGCACCGATCGAACGATTGATGAAGAGAGTGAACTTGGTATTTAGCCGAGGGAACAACTCAGCATTGCCACTGAAAATGATTGAGGTTTCCCGCGGTGTCGCCGGGTAGGTTCTGCCGGACGACTCACACCAATTTGCGATGAGAAGAAGTTGTTTATTACATTTTTTAATTAAGGTTATGATAATGTCAGATAGCACAGAGTTGCAACGAAGGCAGTTTCTCAAGTACACCAGCGCAGCGGTAGGTGGGGCACTTGGCGCTCCTTCTTTGTCGGTTGGACAGGAGACCCCCTCGGTACCGGACCTGGTGTCACTGGGGGATGCGCACAAGGGAACGTTGGAGATCGATCTGCGGATCATGAACCAATACAGGAAGCAACCTCAAGAAGTGCAGGATTTTTATATTGCCTGCCGAGAAGCATTGACCGGTAAGAATCCTGAGCATGATTTGGCTGAAGTTTGTCGAAGCTTCAACCGCTGGAAACTTGGTGGTCCAATGCTGGGCAATGTTACGTCGACAAGCGTTTCGGTTTGGATGCACTTACCCGAACCGATTGCAGTTCGGGTGACGGTCATTCAGGAAGGATCGGGTGTTTCGAAGACTTACGCGTCCGCTGCTACGGAGCGGATTTTGTGCGTTGGTTGCGAAGGTCTTCGACCGGATACCGCTTATACCTATCAAGTTGTCGACGCAAAAGACAGGAACTTAGGAGAGGGACGTTTTGTCACGCCTCCAGCCGAGCTGACGGAAAAGCCTTGGCGAATCTCGTTCGGTGGCGACTTTCATAAAGTAGGGATGTATCGTCCCGATTTGATGCACTTGATTCAGGAGCGAGGTAGCCGCGCGATGTTGCTGATCGGCGATTCCGCCGTCGATGGCCGCAAAGATGACTTCGGGTTGATCAATACGGATTATATGCTTCGTAACCTTTCATCGCCCATTCAGAAACTGACGGCGCATGTCCCCGTTTCTGCTACCTGGGACGACCATGATTATTGGGGGAATGATACGTCGGGCGCTCGCACCAATAGCAAAAGGCCGATCGATGTCGATGGATTGCGAAAGACTTGGAAAACGCAATGGAATAATCCGGAACGGGACACCGAACGTCAGGGGATCTATTTCCAAACCCATTTTGGCCCGGTGCACTACATTGCACTCGATACACGATCTTGCCGGGACCATGACCAGCGAGGAAAAAAGAATTCATTCCTAGGCAACGTGCAGATGAGTTGGCTGAAAGATCAAATCAGCCAATCCACTTCCCCGTTTATTATCATCAGCGGCGGCACGATGTGGAGCGATTATATCTCCAACGGAAAGGACAGCTGGGGAACCTGGGACACTGAAGGACGCGAAGAGATCTTTCAGTGGATTGATGAGAAAAGTGATTCGCTTGTCGTCCTTCTCTCGGGGGATCGCCACGGTGCGCGAGGCTTTTCCATGCCACGGCCTGGAAATAAGAAA
The Novipirellula aureliae DNA segment above includes these coding regions:
- a CDS encoding alpha-L-fucosidase, which codes for MKKISSSILLLICTLITLQTRADEMDQLWGESVVKLRAEDAERGQLFADGNYAMFIHWGVYSQIANQVDGKTYYGIGEWIMNNRMAGIPIPRYRELAKTFNPVNFDAMEVAQLAKDAGMKYIIVTAKHHDGFAMYHSKVNSFNIGEVSPIQIDPMKELAEACRQVGLGFGFYYSHNQDWTFPGGGNGPKTDAEGNLATFDDYFQKKCLPQVKEITSEYGPIVLVWFDTPGNMPKEYVQQLVDVVRKNQPNAFVSGRAGHSLGDYQTLGDMQVPLRNVEGLWESVDTTNDSWGYAWYDQNWKTPKAILGRLIACVARGGTYMLNVGPSGDGSIPERAANSLRTSGEWIRRYPQVVYGTDASPWQHALPWGDVTVKDNTLFLSVMHWPESGFLYLPGLETEIVTAKLLSGDQAEEIQAERLGSWTRLSVPVAAPEELVSVIEIELAGSPKADATWGIDPQLSTEIEAEFATVVGAVQKEKRWMEKFGEWKHVVQVTDWASENSKATWEVDVIAPGDYLVELTYAGQDRLVWSVSIEDGQSIQNQQNASHNYQSFPIGWLRFPHAGRYRVSASCVEGNTRSASLKSIHFKPVSAAFD
- a CDS encoding 3-keto-disaccharide hydrolase, which produces MKYAIVLVFVLSLLPTAFAGEPGLPFGWLMTRQISMSLLVSSADTNEATEPSVNGPGVIDLLESGTLDAWKVPSDRWHLEEKSIIVGSTGTEKLDLPEWLYTKQSFGDFEFTCELKLTGDNRRNTGIYFRANPFTFKGYKTFEAPSGYEFDAGNAAPNKKNMWGSVGDWYARPSLRIFADQTVIVEAFKPEDWNRVTIRARENRLEYWINGTKIMDYRDNDPKGSRDGLIGFQIHDRSVMKVAFRNIRVLPLSQPKKQGPKE
- a CDS encoding LuxR C-terminal-related transcriptional regulator; this encodes MSDQPIRVMLIEDHPAYREVVEIAISREPDFEMIGTYGAVEVAQRSLLNRDERNMPDVILLDLNLPGISGLEGIPVLASTFPDAKILVLTQSEQEADVIQAITQGASSYLVKSATAAQIKSSIRGVVKGEATLDSRVARYVLNTLCEVLPKETIENELTPRELEVLSLIADGMTKKEIAKALQLSTSTVSTHVVHVFEKLHVSNAPAAIAKAFRSGLLPSSTKK
- a CDS encoding alkaline phosphatase D family protein, whose product is MSDSTELQRRQFLKYTSAAVGGALGAPSLSVGQETPSVPDLVSLGDAHKGTLEIDLRIMNQYRKQPQEVQDFYIACREALTGKNPEHDLAEVCRSFNRWKLGGPMLGNVTSTSVSVWMHLPEPIAVRVTVIQEGSGVSKTYASAATERILCVGCEGLRPDTAYTYQVVDAKDRNLGEGRFVTPPAELTEKPWRISFGGDFHKVGMYRPDLMHLIQERGSRAMLLIGDSAVDGRKDDFGLINTDYMLRNLSSPIQKLTAHVPVSATWDDHDYWGNDTSGARTNSKRPIDVDGLRKTWKTQWNNPERDTERQGIYFQTHFGPVHYIALDTRSCRDHDQRGKKNSFLGNVQMSWLKDQISQSTSPFIIISGGTMWSDYISNGKDSWGTWDTEGREEIFQWIDEKSDSLVVLLSGDRHGARGFSMPRPGNKKIYELEVGTLGGVPGPEAYGENKDDQLFGYPGRSWGFGEFTFRKVNGHPQAVFRLIDENGKELETISLEK